Proteins encoded within one genomic window of Brachybacterium sp. P6-10-X1:
- a CDS encoding ROK family transcriptional regulator, protein MALLSPESTTDRSARRGTNLPRVAEYNQVLVLDLIRRSPGTSRSELVARTGLTMQTLSNICQRLLGAGLIRESGRVQAGMGPPRIVYEVEPTGGYSLGLHIDPARLSIVLLDLAGDSVHSAMTPTPEVPGPSHIFDLIEEQIGILLAEADVSAELVTALGAATPGPLDVERGSVVGPPLLPGWGHVHLREELERRLGLTVVVEKDSTAAAIGEIWRSPREAENLAFLYLGTGVSAGLVLEGQALRGSGSTAGLSHLGNIGHLTADPDGERCPCGGRGCVAVASLPAGIVERAIARGALPEETVATDARTVDAALTELHRRAEGDGDPVAAQILDNAARGFARVGMQLANLLDLDSVVFGGPQWPAFASACLRIVPELLNEHYVATADHRVEVRGTAVGGHVGAVGAASLAMSVTMFDAPGQLYLR, encoded by the coding sequence ATGGCACTGCTCTCCCCCGAGTCGACGACCGATCGATCCGCGCGGCGCGGGACGAACCTTCCTCGCGTCGCCGAATACAACCAGGTCCTGGTCCTGGACCTGATCCGGAGGTCCCCCGGCACGAGCCGCAGCGAACTCGTCGCGCGCACGGGCCTGACGATGCAGACGCTGTCCAACATCTGCCAGCGCCTCCTCGGCGCCGGGCTGATCCGCGAGTCCGGGCGGGTCCAGGCCGGGATGGGGCCGCCGCGGATCGTGTACGAGGTGGAGCCGACGGGCGGCTACTCGCTCGGCCTGCACATCGATCCGGCACGGCTCAGCATCGTGCTGCTCGACCTGGCCGGGGACAGCGTGCACAGCGCCATGACCCCGACCCCCGAGGTGCCGGGACCCTCGCACATCTTCGATCTCATCGAGGAGCAGATCGGCATCCTCCTCGCGGAGGCCGACGTCTCCGCCGAGCTGGTCACCGCGCTCGGGGCCGCGACACCCGGTCCGCTCGACGTCGAACGCGGATCGGTCGTCGGCCCTCCCCTGCTGCCCGGCTGGGGCCACGTCCACCTGCGCGAGGAGCTCGAGCGGCGTCTCGGCCTGACGGTGGTCGTGGAGAAGGACAGCACGGCCGCGGCGATCGGTGAGATCTGGAGGAGTCCGCGTGAGGCGGAGAATCTCGCCTTCCTCTACCTGGGCACCGGGGTCTCCGCCGGCCTCGTCCTGGAAGGGCAGGCGCTGCGCGGCTCGGGAAGCACCGCCGGACTGTCACATCTGGGCAATATCGGGCACCTGACAGCGGATCCCGACGGGGAACGCTGTCCCTGCGGAGGACGGGGCTGCGTGGCTGTCGCGTCGCTGCCAGCAGGAATCGTGGAGCGGGCCATCGCCCGGGGCGCTCTCCCCGAGGAGACGGTTGCGACGGATGCTCGCACCGTCGACGCCGCGCTCACCGAACTCCACCGCCGCGCGGAGGGCGATGGCGACCCCGTCGCAGCGCAGATCCTCGACAACGCCGCCCGCGGATTCGCGCGGGTGGGCATGCAGCTGGCGAACCTGCTCGACCTGGACAGCGTGGTGTTCGGTGGACCGCAGTGGCCGGCCTTCGCCTCGGCGTGCCTGCGCATCGTGCCTGAGCTGCTCAATGAGCACTACGTGGCGACCGCGGACCATCGGGTCGAGGTGCGCGGGACCGCCGTCGGAGGGCACGTCGGAGCAGTGGGCGCGGCCTCCCTGGCGATGTCGGTCACGATGTTCGATGCGCCTGGTCAGCTGTATCTGCGGTGA
- a CDS encoding heme-binding protein, whose translation MKGIVRKADITLDLAQSVLEAGLRHARDSDLLMNIAVVDAGSNLTTFARMDGAWLGSIDIAITKARTARYFDMETAQLSPMAQPGAPLHHIEFSNGGLITFPGGIPLQLEDGAVAGAIGVSGGSVEEDQAVAEAGTRAFQEAIAG comes from the coding sequence ATGAAGGGCATCGTCCGGAAGGCCGACATCACCCTCGACCTCGCCCAGTCCGTGCTCGAGGCGGGACTGCGCCACGCGAGGGACTCGGACCTGCTGATGAACATCGCCGTCGTCGACGCGGGCAGCAACCTCACGACCTTCGCCCGCATGGATGGCGCATGGCTGGGCAGCATCGACATCGCGATCACGAAGGCCCGCACCGCCCGGTACTTTGACATGGAGACCGCGCAGCTGAGCCCCATGGCCCAGCCCGGCGCCCCGCTGCACCACATCGAGTTCTCCAACGGCGGGCTGATCACCTTCCCCGGCGGCATCCCGCTGCAGCTCGAGGACGGCGCCGTGGCCGGTGCCATCGGGGTCAGCGGCGGCAGCGTCGAGGAGGACCAGGCCGTCGCAGAGGCCGGGACCCGCGCGTTCCAGGAGGCGATCGCCGGCTGA
- a CDS encoding carbohydrate ABC transporter permease: MGTIRLRSLQPYLLSAPALLVIGLLFLVPSIYNVILAFQNLTPYQSPGDAESVGFENFSDLWSSGELPNAAFNTVFWLTAMSVVLRLLAGLGLALALQSPILRRWKLRGLSRTLILIPWMVPQVVAIAAWRWILDGNSGVLNQALNALGIIDGAIPFLAQTSTVWWSIIAIIVWRELPFVVMVLVAGLQSIPSEQYEAASVDGAGRWTSLRSVTLPNLRPVLTIVVLVTVIQTFNNFVYVWLTTGGGPGNYTAVLATELYSAAFFDNELGTGAAIGLLMTVIMAIFAVLYLRVTATKEDA, translated from the coding sequence ATGGGCACCATCCGACTCCGGTCGCTGCAGCCGTACCTGCTCAGCGCCCCGGCACTGCTCGTGATCGGGCTGCTGTTCCTCGTCCCGTCGATCTACAACGTGATCCTGGCGTTCCAGAACTTGACGCCCTACCAGTCTCCCGGAGATGCGGAATCGGTAGGATTCGAGAACTTCAGCGACCTGTGGAGCAGCGGCGAGCTGCCCAACGCCGCGTTCAACACCGTCTTCTGGCTCACCGCGATGAGCGTCGTGCTGCGGCTCCTGGCCGGCCTCGGCCTCGCCCTCGCCCTGCAGTCCCCGATCCTGCGGCGGTGGAAGCTGCGTGGGCTCTCGCGCACCCTCATCCTCATCCCCTGGATGGTTCCCCAGGTGGTGGCGATCGCGGCGTGGCGATGGATCCTCGACGGCAATTCCGGGGTGCTGAACCAGGCGCTGAATGCCCTCGGGATCATCGACGGCGCGATCCCCTTCCTCGCGCAGACCAGCACGGTCTGGTGGTCGATCATCGCGATCATCGTCTGGCGCGAGCTCCCGTTCGTGGTCATGGTCCTCGTCGCCGGCCTCCAGTCGATCCCGTCGGAGCAGTACGAGGCGGCGTCGGTCGACGGAGCCGGCCGATGGACCTCTCTGCGCAGCGTCACTCTTCCGAACCTCCGGCCGGTGCTGACCATCGTGGTCCTGGTGACCGTCATCCAGACGTTCAACAACTTCGTCTACGTCTGGCTCACCACCGGGGGAGGCCCGGGCAACTACACGGCGGTACTGGCCACCGAGCTGTACTCCGCGGCGTTCTTCGACAACGAGCTCGGCACCGGAGCGGCGATCGGCCTGCTGATGACCGTGATCATGGCGATCTTCGCCGTGCTCTACCTGCGTGTGACCGCGACCAAGGAGGACGCGTGA
- a CDS encoding sulfatase-like hydrolase/transferase — protein sequence MAPTAHEPPNVVILYADDLGWGDLGCFGAEDIPTPHLDALCQDGMKLSRWYSNSPVCSPSRASLLTGKYPGHAGVESILGGSRDTPGLPAQSTLASQLQERGYRTGLFGKWHLGADAAYAPEHYGFEETFGFRAGCVDYYSHIFYWGQGNPLHDLWEGGDEVWRNGEYLTTLIGQRAADFITRSAESGPFFCYVPFNAPHYPMHAPAEHMARVAHLPEGRRETAAMIAAMDDAIGEILAALDASGVREDTLVLFSSDNGPSRESRNWLDGEEISYTGGSSGGLRGSKGSVFEGGIRVPGILSWPAQLPAGAEFDQPGLMMDVLPTVLHAVDGTAAELPEVDGISLLDVLQDASADGASARIDADAAAHGAAAAESVDPPATAPRSLVWSYQGQWAVSRGRYKLVLDAREGMDPPATVHKALYDLEADPAETVDLAAEAPEALAELERELSAHQERAATWR from the coding sequence ATGGCCCCGACCGCGCACGAACCCCCGAACGTCGTGATCCTCTATGCCGACGACCTCGGCTGGGGCGACCTGGGATGCTTCGGCGCCGAGGACATCCCCACCCCGCATCTCGATGCCCTGTGCCAGGACGGCATGAAGCTCTCCCGCTGGTACTCCAATTCTCCGGTGTGCTCTCCGTCGCGCGCCTCCCTGCTGACCGGCAAGTACCCCGGCCACGCCGGGGTGGAATCGATCCTCGGCGGCAGCCGCGACACCCCCGGCCTGCCCGCCCAGTCGACCCTCGCCTCCCAGCTGCAAGAGCGCGGCTATCGCACCGGTCTCTTCGGCAAGTGGCACCTCGGAGCAGACGCGGCCTACGCACCGGAGCACTACGGCTTCGAGGAGACCTTCGGGTTCCGCGCCGGCTGTGTGGACTACTACTCCCACATCTTCTACTGGGGCCAGGGCAACCCTCTCCACGACCTGTGGGAGGGCGGCGACGAGGTCTGGCGCAACGGCGAATACCTCACCACGCTGATCGGGCAGCGCGCCGCGGACTTCATCACCCGCAGCGCCGAGAGCGGCCCTTTCTTCTGCTACGTCCCGTTCAACGCCCCGCACTACCCGATGCACGCCCCCGCCGAGCACATGGCCCGCGTCGCACACCTGCCCGAGGGTCGACGGGAGACCGCCGCGATGATCGCCGCGATGGACGACGCGATCGGCGAGATCCTGGCGGCGCTCGATGCCAGCGGCGTACGGGAGGACACTCTCGTGCTGTTCTCCTCCGACAACGGCCCCTCCCGCGAGAGCCGCAACTGGTTGGACGGGGAGGAGATCTCCTACACCGGCGGCTCCTCCGGCGGGCTGCGCGGCTCCAAGGGCTCCGTGTTCGAGGGCGGCATCCGCGTGCCCGGCATCCTCTCCTGGCCCGCCCAGCTGCCCGCCGGTGCCGAGTTCGACCAGCCGGGACTGATGATGGACGTGCTGCCCACCGTGCTGCACGCGGTCGACGGCACTGCCGCCGAGCTGCCGGAGGTCGACGGGATCTCGTTGCTGGACGTGCTGCAGGACGCGTCGGCCGACGGAGCGAGCGCGCGGATCGACGCCGACGCCGCCGCGCACGGCGCTGCAGCCGCCGAGAGCGTGGACCCGCCGGCCACCGCGCCGCGCAGCCTCGTGTGGAGCTACCAGGGTCAGTGGGCCGTGAGCCGCGGCCGGTACAAGCTCGTCCTCGACGCCCGCGAGGGCATGGACCCACCCGCGACGGTGCACAAGGCGCTGTACGACCTGGAGGCGGATCCGGCCGAGACCGTCGACCTCGCTGCGGAGGCGCCGGAGGCACTCGCCGAACTGGAGCGGGAGCTGTCAGCTCACCAGGAGCGTGCCGCCACCTGGCGGTGA
- a CDS encoding ABC transporter substrate-binding protein: MRRRTVLAAGLLAAPMAGCAGRGNEGDRVFRQFDPANQVGGLAETIESWNAEHPDYRISMETLSPNNPQQFAREANAGSGPDIAQLAFTDVSFMAEPRILTPLDDLMASSPAEGGDDLLATDMTTYDGSMWAVPWTADTMALVYRPDVLEQAGISETPQDWEELAEVAAKITQDAGGEVSGFVFPAGAQFSSAQWFPINYYLWAHDSQLIRADGETWSVGVSEQQLADTMEYFTSFFTEGITPVSMQATTDYGDPSIIGSLDDGTCAMTFMPPAAFRTARESVGAELMTAPMPGGLEDGATHLGGRALGINANCEEPEAAWEFVKFLMSPETFENYPQYPASATTLDQIDVDPSEQGYIDQLPHAESFARYADAPITIASLQALVNQQFSAVYSGQSEPPDAARKIISTITTGLEE; the protein is encoded by the coding sequence ATGAGACGACGAACGGTGCTGGCAGCGGGGCTTCTGGCCGCCCCGATGGCGGGCTGTGCCGGCCGGGGGAACGAGGGCGATCGCGTCTTCCGGCAGTTCGACCCGGCGAATCAGGTGGGCGGACTCGCCGAGACGATCGAGTCCTGGAACGCAGAGCATCCCGATTACCGCATCTCGATGGAGACGCTGTCGCCGAACAACCCGCAGCAGTTCGCCCGCGAGGCCAATGCCGGCTCCGGTCCGGACATCGCGCAGCTCGCCTTCACCGACGTCTCCTTCATGGCCGAGCCCCGCATCCTGACTCCGCTGGATGACCTCATGGCGTCCTCGCCTGCCGAGGGCGGTGACGATCTGCTGGCCACGGACATGACCACGTATGACGGATCGATGTGGGCGGTCCCGTGGACTGCGGACACGATGGCCCTGGTCTACCGCCCGGACGTCCTCGAGCAGGCCGGCATCTCCGAGACGCCGCAGGACTGGGAGGAGCTCGCCGAGGTCGCCGCGAAGATCACCCAGGATGCCGGCGGCGAGGTCAGCGGGTTCGTCTTTCCCGCGGGCGCCCAGTTCTCCAGCGCCCAGTGGTTCCCCATCAACTACTACCTCTGGGCGCACGACTCCCAGCTGATCCGGGCCGACGGGGAGACCTGGAGCGTCGGCGTCAGCGAACAGCAGCTCGCGGACACGATGGAGTACTTCACGAGCTTCTTCACCGAGGGCATCACCCCGGTGTCCATGCAGGCCACCACCGACTACGGCGACCCCAGCATCATCGGTTCCCTGGACGACGGCACCTGTGCCATGACCTTCATGCCCCCGGCGGCCTTCCGCACCGCCCGCGAGAGCGTCGGCGCCGAGCTGATGACCGCCCCGATGCCCGGCGGACTCGAGGACGGCGCCACCCACCTCGGAGGACGAGCGCTGGGGATCAACGCGAACTGCGAGGAGCCCGAGGCCGCGTGGGAGTTCGTGAAGTTCCTGATGAGCCCGGAGACCTTCGAGAACTACCCCCAGTACCCGGCCTCGGCCACGACCCTCGACCAGATCGATGTCGACCCCTCGGAGCAGGGGTACATCGACCAGCTCCCGCACGCCGAATCCTTCGCGCGCTACGCCGATGCACCGATCACCATCGCCTCGCTCCAGGCGCTGGTGAACCAGCAGTTCTCCGCCGTCTACTCCGGCCAGTCCGAGCCGCCGGACGCAGCGCGGAAGATCATCAGCACCATCACCACCGGACTCGAGGAGTGA
- a CDS encoding ATP/GTP-binding protein translates to MPKKNELEQHIAVFGESGSGKTVLLSSFYGATQDPKFIKNNGFNVVADDTGQGHQLLQNYFKMRNSAELPRANRFKAVPYSFSVKVKKGSGVATQKKTPLDALRVVWHDYPGEWFEQDPSGPEEARRRIETFRSLLSSDVALLLVDGQKLLDNAGQEERYLQALFATFNTGLLNLRDDLLDDGKPLINFPRIWAIALSKADLLPHLTAHDFSALLIENAGAHMGELRRTISLMVDSDTALSVGEDFVVLSSAKFKPGVIDVSDRIGVNLILPLASMLPFQRHIRWAQKKEVSAKVAAALLGNADKVIASLAVLAPLARLFKKVKLPGPFGLVAGVAAPIIAGGQLTKVADLAGEKLAAAHAEAEAENQVLTAAMTGFLLDLEKGEDDGILVRSQK, encoded by the coding sequence ATGCCAAAGAAGAATGAGCTGGAGCAGCACATCGCTGTGTTCGGCGAGTCCGGGAGCGGAAAGACCGTGCTTCTCTCGTCGTTTTACGGAGCGACCCAGGATCCCAAGTTCATCAAGAACAACGGTTTCAATGTCGTCGCCGATGACACCGGCCAGGGGCACCAGCTCCTCCAGAATTACTTCAAGATGCGCAACTCAGCGGAACTCCCCCGGGCCAATCGCTTCAAGGCCGTCCCGTACTCGTTCTCGGTGAAGGTGAAGAAGGGCTCTGGCGTCGCGACGCAGAAGAAGACTCCGCTCGATGCGCTGCGCGTCGTGTGGCACGACTATCCCGGGGAGTGGTTCGAACAGGACCCCAGCGGCCCCGAAGAGGCGCGCCGCCGGATCGAGACGTTCCGATCCCTGCTGTCCTCCGACGTCGCGCTCCTGCTGGTCGACGGCCAGAAACTGTTAGACAACGCCGGACAAGAAGAGCGCTACCTGCAAGCTCTTTTCGCGACCTTCAACACGGGCCTGCTCAATCTGCGTGATGACCTACTGGACGACGGGAAGCCGCTGATCAATTTCCCGAGGATCTGGGCGATCGCGTTGTCCAAGGCGGATCTTCTGCCTCATCTGACTGCCCACGACTTCAGCGCGCTCCTCATCGAGAACGCGGGAGCCCACATGGGAGAACTGCGCCGAACGATCTCCCTGATGGTCGACAGCGACACCGCACTGTCCGTGGGGGAAGACTTCGTCGTGCTCTCCTCTGCGAAGTTCAAGCCCGGGGTGATCGATGTGAGCGATCGCATCGGCGTGAACCTCATCCTTCCCCTCGCGTCGATGCTTCCTTTCCAACGTCACATCCGCTGGGCGCAGAAGAAGGAGGTCTCCGCCAAGGTCGCGGCCGCTCTGCTGGGCAACGCAGACAAGGTGATTGCTTCACTAGCGGTCTTGGCGCCCCTCGCAAGGCTCTTCAAGAAGGTCAAGCTTCCGGGACCCTTCGGTCTCGTCGCAGGCGTTGCGGCACCCATCATCGCGGGTGGCCAGTTGACCAAGGTGGCGGATCTCGCCGGCGAGAAGCTCGCCGCCGCTCACGCTGAGGCTGAAGCGGAGAACCAAGTGCTGACGGCAGCCATGACCGGATTCCTCCTGGACCTGGAGAAGGGTGAGGACGACGGGATCCTCGTCCGGAGCCAGAAATGA
- a CDS encoding ABC transporter ATP-binding protein, which yields MASPRSSSGLRRDPARQADTAATPVVRARGASRGYASDAGTVVALDAVDVDIARGDFTAVMGPSGSGKSTLLHVLAGLDDLDAGTVSVDDIELTALRDAALTRTRRDRIGFIFQSFNLLPMLTAEQNILLPLQLAGRRADPDWWATVVGGLALEDRLHHRPSQLSGGQVQRVAIARALVGSPAVIFADEPTGNLDSRTTGEVLDLLRRCVDEYGQTIVMVTHERDAAERADRIITLTDGRISRDESGPFGAAGDAEVPA from the coding sequence GTGGCAAGCCCCCGATCCAGCTCTGGCCTCCGCCGCGACCCCGCCCGTCAGGCCGATACCGCCGCGACCCCGGTGGTCCGCGCACGCGGCGCCTCCCGCGGGTACGCGTCCGATGCCGGGACCGTCGTCGCCCTCGACGCGGTCGACGTCGACATCGCCCGGGGGGACTTCACGGCGGTGATGGGCCCGTCGGGATCGGGGAAGTCCACCCTCCTGCACGTGCTCGCCGGGCTGGACGACCTGGACGCCGGCACGGTGAGCGTCGACGACATCGAGCTGACCGCACTGCGCGACGCGGCCCTGACCCGCACGCGCCGCGACCGCATCGGGTTCATCTTCCAGTCCTTCAACCTGCTGCCGATGCTCACCGCCGAGCAGAACATCCTCCTCCCGCTCCAGCTCGCCGGCCGACGGGCCGACCCGGACTGGTGGGCGACGGTGGTCGGCGGGCTCGCTCTGGAGGACCGGCTGCATCATCGCCCCTCCCAGCTCTCCGGCGGGCAGGTGCAGCGGGTCGCCATCGCTCGCGCGCTCGTCGGGTCCCCGGCGGTGATCTTCGCCGACGAGCCGACGGGCAACCTCGACTCCCGCACCACCGGCGAGGTCCTCGACCTGCTGCGCCGGTGCGTCGACGAGTACGGGCAGACCATCGTCATGGTCACCCACGAGCGGGACGCCGCCGAGCGCGCCGACCGCATCATCACGCTGACCGACGGAAGGATCTCCCGGGACGAGAGCGGCCCGTTCGGGGCAGCAGGCGACGCAGAGGTTCCGGCGTGA
- a CDS encoding ABC transporter permease: MRLTPLRRHLAAVLTILLSTSFVAAMVLGATLLRESAAADADTRLLGTDLVATSTSDGEDGTPRIEGAQEIWPVLDATFVPVSDGEGSGARSTQVYTPPPSEVAELPLLHGRSAQDADEIVIEQGTARLFDVETGDTITVASPRGRGSEDVALEVVGIAAPLDSALVSTGPSRIVVTEENATSVLGVELTEVATAWHATVPGDGDPEAIADRASTDELDVLAAEDAREGLERSAAGGFRAFGPVVAAFIAIALLTSVLVVANTLSVTVAQRTRDLALLRTLGATRRQVAAVVRRESLVVALLGSVLGTAVGHLVVQGVLLLAPRLGWTPRVAAAPVGILSVALPLVAGLVVVMCAGILPLRRATRVAPLEALRTAAPGPNGPRRWRVLAVLLAALSGGGLMAAAVTVSARGTAGPAIALGVAGGALTVLGALLAMRIVVVPVVRLIGATVGRLGGVPARVAVANVRRYPGRSASTAAALLIGTTLMSMLAVGAQTADTSLSRALAERAPVDAVIRASELPGQAVAEVSALQGVERAEAVAAGEIDVGASRMLTVYGPEQSQLEGTVARPDLAPSVADGEVVIGNDRAHGLGLHDGETIDVPRAAGGSEQLTVRIEGNVKLTLVSAATFESIFEDVSPHAIFVDFADPGSPARAGTDVFTIVGDLNGLLGTALPDARMDSEGATREVAQQIIALMLGITSGLLAVAVVVSIVGVANTLTLGVLERTGENALLRALGTTRHQMRTMLAWEGFLLSVVGALSGVVLGTVCGLLGAMVVLAAQFPVVITIPWPLLGAVLALTVLAGILASVLPGRQAARTAPARAVAEKL; this comes from the coding sequence TTGCGTCTGACCCCCTTGAGGCGGCACCTCGCCGCGGTGCTCACGATCCTGCTGTCCACCTCGTTCGTCGCCGCCATGGTCCTCGGGGCCACCCTCCTGCGCGAGTCCGCGGCGGCCGACGCCGACACCCGCCTGCTGGGCACGGACCTCGTGGCGACCTCGACCTCGGACGGGGAGGACGGCACCCCGCGGATCGAGGGCGCCCAGGAGATCTGGCCCGTCCTCGACGCGACCTTCGTCCCGGTCAGCGACGGGGAGGGAAGCGGTGCGCGCTCGACGCAGGTGTACACCCCGCCGCCGTCCGAGGTGGCCGAGCTGCCCCTGCTCCACGGACGCAGCGCGCAGGACGCCGACGAGATCGTCATCGAGCAGGGCACTGCCAGGCTCTTCGACGTGGAGACCGGGGACACGATCACCGTCGCGTCACCGCGGGGTCGGGGCAGCGAGGACGTCGCCCTCGAGGTCGTGGGGATCGCGGCACCGCTGGACTCCGCGCTCGTCTCCACAGGACCCTCGCGGATCGTCGTCACGGAGGAGAACGCGACGTCCGTCCTCGGCGTCGAGCTGACGGAGGTGGCCACCGCCTGGCACGCGACCGTCCCCGGGGACGGCGATCCCGAAGCCATCGCGGACCGGGCGAGCACGGACGAGCTCGACGTGCTCGCCGCGGAGGACGCGCGCGAGGGCCTCGAACGCAGCGCGGCCGGCGGTTTCCGGGCCTTCGGGCCGGTCGTGGCCGCGTTCATCGCCATCGCCCTGTTGACCAGCGTGCTCGTCGTCGCCAATACCCTCTCGGTGACGGTCGCCCAGCGCACCCGTGATCTGGCACTGCTGCGCACCCTCGGGGCGACTCGGCGCCAGGTGGCCGCGGTGGTGCGACGGGAGTCCCTCGTGGTGGCCCTGCTCGGGTCCGTGCTGGGGACGGCCGTCGGGCATCTGGTGGTCCAGGGCGTCCTGCTGCTCGCTCCGCGACTCGGATGGACCCCTCGCGTCGCGGCGGCCCCGGTCGGGATCCTCTCCGTCGCGCTGCCGCTGGTCGCCGGCCTGGTCGTGGTGATGTGCGCCGGGATCCTGCCGCTGCGCCGCGCCACCCGGGTGGCTCCGCTCGAGGCGCTTCGCACCGCCGCGCCGGGACCGAACGGTCCCCGTCGGTGGCGAGTCCTCGCGGTGCTCCTCGCGGCGCTCAGCGGGGGCGGGCTCATGGCCGCCGCCGTGACCGTCTCCGCCCGCGGGACGGCCGGGCCCGCCATCGCCCTCGGCGTGGCCGGCGGTGCCCTGACCGTGCTCGGCGCCCTGCTGGCCATGCGGATCGTCGTGGTCCCGGTGGTGCGACTGATCGGTGCGACCGTCGGTCGGCTCGGCGGGGTCCCGGCCCGCGTGGCCGTCGCGAACGTGCGCAGGTACCCCGGGCGCAGTGCGTCCACCGCCGCCGCGCTGCTGATCGGCACCACCTTGATGTCGATGCTGGCCGTCGGGGCGCAGACCGCGGACACGTCGCTGTCCCGTGCGCTCGCCGAACGCGCCCCGGTGGACGCCGTGATCCGCGCCTCCGAGCTGCCCGGACAGGCAGTCGCGGAGGTGTCCGCCCTCCAGGGCGTCGAGCGCGCCGAAGCCGTCGCGGCCGGGGAGATCGACGTCGGCGCGAGCCGCATGCTGACCGTCTACGGCCCGGAGCAGAGCCAGCTCGAGGGAACCGTCGCGCGGCCCGATCTGGCGCCCTCCGTCGCGGACGGCGAGGTCGTCATCGGCAACGATCGCGCGCACGGTCTCGGCCTGCACGACGGCGAGACGATCGACGTGCCCCGTGCGGCCGGCGGCAGCGAACAGCTCACGGTCCGGATCGAGGGGAACGTCAAGCTGACGCTGGTCAGCGCCGCCACCTTCGAGAGCATCTTCGAGGACGTGAGCCCCCACGCGATCTTCGTCGACTTCGCCGACCCCGGCTCTCCCGCACGTGCAGGGACGGACGTGTTCACCATCGTCGGCGACCTGAACGGGCTGCTCGGCACCGCCCTCCCGGACGCGAGGATGGACTCCGAGGGCGCGACGCGCGAGGTCGCACAGCAGATCATCGCCCTGATGCTGGGAATCACCTCGGGGCTCCTGGCCGTCGCGGTGGTCGTCTCGATCGTCGGGGTCGCCAACACGCTGACGCTCGGGGTCCTCGAGCGCACGGGCGAGAACGCGCTCCTGCGCGCCCTGGGCACGACGCGGCATCAGATGCGCACGATGCTCGCCTGGGAGGGCTTCCTGCTCTCGGTGGTCGGGGCCCTGTCCGGAGTGGTGCTCGGAACGGTGTGCGGTCTCCTCGGGGCGATGGTCGTGCTCGCCGCGCAGTTCCCTGTGGTCATCACCATCCCGTGGCCGCTGCTGGGCGCCGTCCTCGCGCTCACCGTGCTCGCCGGGATCCTCGCCTCGGTGCTCCCTGGGCGGCAGGCCGCGCGGACGGCGCCGGCGAGAGCTGTCGCCGAGAAGCTGTGA
- a CDS encoding carbohydrate ABC transporter permease — protein MTMTQQVDTNSAITTRRRRSSERRRPKDLLFLIPFGLVLVVIVFPVVWMFYSSLRPAQEISQGITAQTVFSGLSLDSYARLFDETNFGRYLPNSIIVCGIGTVITVVVATLAGFALSRFSFRAKPLVMITLVATQLLPFVVLITPVYLFFAELRLLNSFAGLIIVYVAITTPLATLLMTGFLNSVPKTLDEAARIDGASTLTVITRVIAPLVWPGIVTVAVTAFIAMWDEFLFAQVFLTSESLKTVQVGIAGLFGEYGTDWGVVMAASVLAALPTILLFSLLQRRLVAGMTAGAVKE, from the coding sequence ATGACGATGACCCAGCAGGTCGACACGAACTCGGCGATCACGACCCGACGTCGCCGCTCGTCGGAGCGCCGCCGACCCAAGGATCTGCTGTTCCTGATCCCCTTCGGGCTCGTGCTGGTCGTGATCGTCTTCCCCGTCGTGTGGATGTTCTACAGCTCCTTGCGACCCGCCCAGGAGATCTCGCAGGGCATCACGGCGCAGACCGTGTTCTCGGGTCTCAGCCTGGACTCCTATGCCCGCTTGTTCGACGAGACGAACTTCGGGCGCTACCTGCCCAACAGCATCATCGTCTGCGGGATCGGCACCGTGATCACCGTCGTCGTCGCCACGCTGGCCGGCTTCGCCCTCTCCCGCTTCTCGTTCCGAGCCAAGCCCCTGGTGATGATCACGCTGGTCGCGACCCAGCTGCTGCCGTTCGTCGTGCTGATCACCCCGGTCTACCTGTTCTTCGCCGAGCTGCGGCTGCTGAACTCCTTCGCGGGGCTGATCATCGTGTACGTGGCGATCACGACCCCGCTGGCCACCCTGCTCATGACCGGATTCCTGAACTCCGTGCCGAAGACGCTCGACGAGGCCGCCCGGATCGACGGAGCTTCCACCCTCACCGTCATCACCCGCGTGATCGCACCGTTGGTGTGGCCCGGCATCGTGACCGTCGCCGTCACCGCGTTCATCGCCATGTGGGACGAGTTCCTCTTCGCCCAGGTGTTCCTCACCAGCGAATCCCTCAAGACGGTGCAAGTCGGCATCGCCGGTCTCTTCGGCGAGTACGGCACCGATTGGGGCGTCGTCATGGCCGCCTCCGTCCTCGCCGCCCTGCCGACCATCCTGTTGTTCTCCCTGCTGCAGCGCCGGCTCGTGGCCGGCATGACCGCAGGAGCCGTGAAGGAGTGA